attattattattaattttcgTTCTCACGTACCTGTATCATGTCTGTCTTGTCATGTCTGTCATGTCTGTCATGTCTCTGTATTTAGTCATCCTCTTGATTCTTAGAAAGAAAAGAGGGTTGTCAACTCGTTTTGCGGAAGTAACTTGCACATTTAACTTAATTTACGGTTGTTCTGGCACACCACGACGGGCTAAGTTCTTTCCCTTTGTATTCAAGCAAAGCAATGTATTAGGAACCTTGGAAATCGAACTAAGTACAGAACAAACAGTTACTGATGCGAAAACAGTTCCCAACACTCTCCTTGTTCTTAGTGTGTTGGGGATACATCCGAGTGCCAAAGCGGATGTCTGAATCGAACCTTGAAGCTGTTCCAACATATTTCCGCGTGGCAATGCCTGCATAGCTATGTCACGTAATCTAAGGGTGCGCCATAATTAATTATACAAGAATAAGAAGTGCCACAGTATTAGTAACTTGCACATAactgcgtttacatgaatgcggcAGTAGAGCGTATCGCATTTCCCAGCGCATTGCGGTAATACTATGCGACAGCATGTGGCGAGTCCCAAACAAGCCGAAACCTCTTTTCCGCGAGTATGTTTCGCCGGTGAGTGTAGGAGCGCACATGCCGCAGCAAGTCACGCTTGTCTTTCCTCTCCTGACGCATTAATGCGATttgccttcctagcgcattaccgcCGTATAAATGAATTGCGATGCTCTACAAATACAATGAGCCacttgtcgcattcatgtaaacgcgacATGTATCCCTCATTCTAAATATGCCATACTCTGTTTTAAAGAAACGCTAGTACAGAGTTAGTGACTGAAGCAGTTACAGATCTCACAGAGCGTTTCTAACCATTTGCTATCTATTTCGCGACTATAAAAAGCCGCACTTTctcccggaaggcgaagcatcgattgcgatagcaaattagtacacagctatacgaagtaggatagtagttttgtcagccgtataaacttgtaacgCTTACAAGTTAACGCTTACTACTTAGTATGGTGTCAGGTGCGCACTAGCTAACATtaacacatctgactcgatgaccgcacgtactcactgtcaaaacgctggagtgagaaagcacAGCAACAGTAGCGAgaaaattgacctttgtgctgcctctcgcttcaacgcgaactaagcggcgctAAGGctgtgcacacgaagctatcagcactcgatGCACTCTGTCCAAtgcattgcagatcgctttcaagataggacgcacgcggccgcgccataagcagccaacgccggagtagaacgacccccccccccccccccccggtgccttgcgcgcgacgaaagacggcgcgcttcctgcccgcgttcctcccttgcgcgcgcgagatcccAGTGTGTCCGatgcatcgcagatcgctttcaagatagggcgcactcggccgcgccataagcagccgccgccggagaagaacgcccccctccccccggtgccttgcgaACGATGGAATATGGCGCGCTTCTTTCCCACTTTCCTCCCGTGCACGCGCGAAGTTGAGCCGCTAtggtcggctcaccctcgcacgctttcactcgcacatacagcatacggagcTCGGCGTCGATTtaatcgtccttggactttatacggaacgtcacggcgacggcgacgccataaatgcgcctggagtgtccatataattgctatcgcaataataagcGTCAGGGGGCGCTGAAAAGTCTGGCTACACCATGCAGCATGGCGGATGCAAGGATGTCGCCGCTACCGCGTTATTTGATTATTTTCTTGCAGTGTGATGCCGGTATCGCGCTGTTTTGTGGAAGGAGAGAGGTGTATTCACGCCGAGCACATTGATTCAGTCGGTACCAGAGGTACACTGGGTAATATggctgtacccgccgtggttgctcagtggctctggtgttgggctgctgaggtcgcgggatcgaatgccggccagggcggccgcatttcaatgggggcgaaaacacacgtgtgcttaggtttatgtgcacgttaacgaagcccaggtggttaaaatttccggtgccatccactacggcgtgcctcataatcagaaagtggtttcggcacataacccccccccctttttttttggtaTGTGGCTGAACTGGTCGCGCTGTGTATGCAAACCTCCGGCCTGTCAGTGGACCCGCGCGAGATTCTGGTGAAAATCGTCAATATATTCCGGCACATTGGTGGTGGAAACGAAGTGCACTCCACTTCTCCAACCTTCGTTCCCGTGCTCGTCGATGTATAGTGACTTAGCTAAAGAAGACTTCCCTGTAACAGTAAATCAAAACATTAGCATGCAGCACTTATCAGGCTTATTGGAAAAACGCCGCACGTTTCTGCTGTTTTGATCCACTGTTACAGGGAAGTCTTCTTCAGCTAAGTCACTACATCGACGCGCATGGGAGCGAAGAGCAAGAACGCTGCGCTGTACAGCTTTTAGAACAGGGACGTGATAACACGATTGATTCCATACTCCTATCTCAAGCGTGTTATATTCCTTCTCGCTGCGCTTGGGCTTCGTTAGTCACAGCGGCCGATGAAGTCGCTGTTGCAGACCAGTAGGCCAGAATAGGaatgaaattgaaaaaagaatcagaggagaagggggggggggggggggctcatacGTCACACCAATCCCAGCTCACACTTCTTCAAAACATAAAAGCCAGCAATGAACAGAATGTCCATGCAGACTAAGCGTGTAGCGGGGAATCTAAAAGCGAGCTTTGAACTTTGTCACGCGCCCTGCATGGTTCAGCATGCGTGACGAAGCTGCGGCGAAGCTCTCCCGCTGCTTTTGCGTCCCGAAAATTTCTGTTATCTATTTACATTTAAGATATGCGCACGGTGACTCCTACTTTGCTTAGCCGTTGTTATTTTTAGTAGATtgatcccttttttttttttcttcgtatagAGCAGAAACGAGAAAAGAGAAACCGAAGGATCTGCTTACAACAAAAACACATCTTTGCACACCAGGTGCAGTTTGGCTTGTGATGTATGACCTGATCGTAACTGATTACTCCCCCCATCTTTGTGCCACCGCCTCTGACTGCTCTGTCAACTAATAAAAGTGAAAAAATCTGTTTTGCTGTGAAGAGACTGTTAACTCACCTCTTGCACGAATCTAAACTAATTGTGCATGTTCCTCTATAGCTGAAGTATCCTGCATTTTAACTGGCCAAAACTGTGTTCATCTCTGAACTGCTTATTTCCTTCAAATGCTAATGTGAGATAACATTGTTTTAACATTTACATACTTTCAAAAGAATGAATATTTTACATGATTTCCTACTAATTTGATCTAATTATTCGGGTAGCGTGCCTAGGCACGCAAGGAAGTCGTACGGCTATGTGACAAGTTATTTTCCATGCCGGCGCGTATGTGTCGTTATTGAACCGTGGCAATGTGATGCAACGAGCgttagcgggggggggggggggagcgaggggggggggttgcaggTAAGCGAGCGTCTCCGCGTCTCCTCGTCTAACACAGCTGGCCGTGGTTCCGCATGGCTCTCCGttcggctgagcgcatacgcggCCCACGCGccatatcttggaggtaatctgcccGCTGGGCGAGCCAGCTGGGCGAGACGAGATGGCTGATctcttcttcgccggtgtacGCTGTCTTCCAGCGCGCCTAACTTTTTCGGAGacgcgtcgaagcgagaggcagcccgaGGCGCTCGCTCCCCAAGGCCCGCGCTCCTCTTCGCACCAGCGTTGTGGTGACATCAagtgctcgcggtcatcgagtgagatctgttcgtTTGCCTGTGCGCCCTCGACACAATGCTTAATTTTATTATAGTAAGCAAATATTTAGTGCAATTTGTACCGCCGATGAATCTACGAACCCTACTTCGTGCATTTGTTTAATACTTTACTttcgctatcaatgcttcgcctttccggcgaaactgcgagtttttttttttttttttttttttactaacgcAAGATATCCACAGGGGCCATAGAGCTTAAGTTCGTAAGGCTACTACTACGTCGTCTTGCCGGTGCACGTGTATTGTGCTTTGTACTAGCTCTCTTTCACATGAAAGAAATTGCATGCAACATGTATCAAAACGGCAAGTTTGGCGAGTTAGCATCGTCGAAATCAAGCAGCATGAaacgaacgagaaaaaaaaagcgccatgCTGTCTGAGTCTATCGTATTTCATTCGTTCCgcgctctttttttatttatttattatttcgaaGATGCATCTGTAAGCGCATATGTGACTGTTCTGACACTTTGGTTCGTTTGCCTTCTGAAACAGCACTCTTCATTATTTACTTCCGCGGTGCGTGGCTAAACCTAAAGCACGCTTTCAGTCTACATGATCACATGTTCATTTTGCCGCCACCGGTTGGTGTCGCTTCGTGTCAAAATAATGCGCCTCTGATCCTTCTACACCTTAATCCAAGTAATTTCTTTTCCCGACGAATGACTCTTTCTTTATACAAATTACAGGATGCCGCAGCAACTGCCATACAGGCGGCATATCGGGGACACCTAGCGCGAAAGAAAATCACTACGCTGAAGGTAAGGTTCACGGAGAAAAGGGAGGTCCCAGCAATGGTATCTTTGTTTTGTAAATTCAGGCGTGCTTGTcgttatataaatatatatatatatatatatatatatatatatatatatatatatatatatatatatatatatatatatatattcatccaACTATCTATTAAACACAGAGGcagccacggcagcagcagcagcagggaacCCACACAGGCCGCGTGGTTGGCGGCGTCACCGGCAATCTCACCGGCGTCAACACCGCGACCTTCCCGCTTTGCCCTCGCGGCACCAGGCAGCAGACTGTGGCTGCCCGGGCGACCGCACACGGCAACCGGCGTGGAGCCAGTGGCTTCAGGCGCCAGCAAGCACACAAGCCTCCACCTAGCTCTAGTAGCAGTAGCGAACGCCATTTGGCACAAATGAAAAGCTCGAGCCAGCGTCGCACAAGCTACAGGGCTCGTAGGCATCGTTACCGACCACCAGCGATGCCGCCTTTGCCTCTCAGAACGGCGGTGTACGGGGAAGCTGCAGCCAACCAGCCACGTGTGGATGCCTCAGACAGCGACGGCGAGAACGTTCGACGCTTTGGAAGCGACATTCTAATTGAGATGAAAAACTCGAATCAGGGTTGCACTCGTACTCCAGTGGGCGACGGCAACTTCTGGTACGAGGACGATATGGAGCGTGCGGCCCGCGCAAAGCGCTTGGCGTCTTCTAGCGGACCAATTTTTATTACACCGCGTGTTCAAAACGCCAAGTGTCTGACCAAAAACTACCAGCGAATTGACGGCACGGGAAGGGACGAAGGCCGGCGCGGCGGCAGGAATAACGGCTGCCAAGGAACCTGTCCCGAGCCTTGCACCGCCCGATACGTCCACACGACTGAAGAACTGCCCGAAGAGTGCGAGGAATGTAAAGTCCATCAAACTTTATTCGGAGGGCAGCAAACCTCGAAGGAATCTCTCCTGTCGTGTCATGACAAACCTGGAGTTCATTTCCGTAACGAGTCCGACCGCCGCTACTACGAGCGGAGAATGGCGATGCGCATTAGGGACGAAGAGTCATGCGAGGAATGTTCGTACGAATCTCACGCCGAAAGAGACTGGCAGCGTATCCTCGCAGCCAGCATCAACCTGCCGGACGACCCTGGAAGAACAGAGAGATGGGTTCTCGCACATCACCAGTACGCGCCAGAGCCTCTGCGTGCGGAAAGCGCGGCAGATCCCGTGCTCATTTTCGGAGAGGCCGTCTCACCTCCGAAACAGGAGCCGAAGGTTCCTGGAACCCGCACTCGGCAGGCAGACAAAAACCACGCTAAAAAGATGGCCGAAAATATGAAAAGTGCCGCAGGAGCATTCGTAGACGACTCCTCCGAAGACAGTTCACCGCCGCTAGATAGGAAGCAACTCCAGTTCATGCCGTCTACCGTTTGGCCCAGCCACCGGGGAATTATGAGGAGCTACAAAGAAATCATCAAGGAAGAACAAACGAAAAGAGCTGTGAATGTCCCGATAAATGCGTCTTCGCGGCACCAGATTGACCACACTTCTCGCAGAAAGGACGCCTGTTATAACAATCCTCGCGGCGAGTACCAAGCAAACGAAGCTCGCTTCGACGAAGTGGTGGGACATGGTACCAGTGTGAACAAAGGGCACCAGACAAGTACGTATCCCGAGAAAGTGTGCGGGTGCAAGGGGCAAACGATGCCAACGGACGCGTTCGACCACAGGCAACATGCCTGCGGTGGTGCACATCCCAGGAACCCATATCAAGGCAAGATGCTTCCCGTAGAAGGTACTCTAACAAAGTCGTCGTCCCAGCTGACAGGAAACCGAGAGATTGGATTTCGCCCAGGCCAGTTACTGATGGAAGGGCGACGCAATCAAAGTTGTAAGAAAAAATGGGCTGCCAAAATCTGTAACGGGAGTGGAGACCAAAGTCCTACCTCGGCGGACCACAAGCTCGCCGCGCCGCTGCGTAGTCGAGCCGCGATACGCGCACAAGCCGCGAAGTTCGACAACGCCCCTGGCGAGCAGAAAACTCAGTTCTACTCCTGTGAAAGCCGACTGAGCAAGGACACGAGTGGGTGGCGGGCCGCTGACGCCGAGTCGCACTACTGGAGCCCTGTGACCTCACTGCTACCGCCGCTGCCCCAGAAGAAAGTCCGCGAAAGGCGAGTCGGCCCATTAAGTTTCCCCCTAGCTGGGACTCccactcatattttttttttaagtgcagaGCTTTTTGGCGGGAGAAGCGCTCTCCGTACGCGCGAGCTTTCCAAGTTTCCTGCATGCGCGTCAAACATGGTGCCGCGCCGCGCTTTCGCTACGAGCGTGTTGAAAACTGGGCGTTGACATTAGGTATCGTGAAAATAAAACGATAAACTACGGCCCCGCACTGCAATCGCCCCAGCTTGCAGCGAGCTAAAACGACGGCTCATTATCTTAACGCATATACATCGCCATTTGAAAGTCAAAACTATACCAAAGAGCTGCGCCACATGTGCCCGTATACGTGCGTGAATGCATGCTCTCGAATTCTCGTCGCCATGCTAAAACTCCCGGTTGCTAGAGGATTTAATGTGCCTGAAGCACTTTTTCTGCACGCCTGCCATACAGCATGCAGCATTGAAGCAGTTCACAAATACGACAAGGGATGCCTGACAAACTTCAAGCAGCCGCGACATAGCGTTGCATGCCGTTTACATTTGAGGACTAattcaaaaatattttctttagtAAGGACTGTTTTTTCACTCGAAGGCCGCTTTTGCTTTTATATTCGCTATCTTGATTGGCCGGCGCTTGTTTTTACGAGCGACTgtacgtacacacgaactgtgtTGTGAACGCGAAACATGGTGCTTGGGAAATGTCACGGCATGTGAAGTGAAAAATGTCTTGGACAAAACATCACCTGATGGCTGGAAATAAAATTACATTCAGTATCAACATTTTTATTGCATTGTTTCTTTTCGCAGGCACGAGATCCTGAAATCCATTCGCAGCGACTGGTTTTACACCGACGATATGGCCATTGTTCCGACGCTCCAGAACATGACAAGCCACAACCTTATGCTTATCGGTGGCATCTCGGCTGATTTCCCAACCAATTATTTGGATGGTGAGCTCGCGCTGGGAAGTTAAAACTCGCAGCAAGTCTCAATGAACTTCATCTTTTCTGTGCACGCTTCAACCGCATGCTCCTTAATTATTGTGTACAACAGGAAGCGCATAAAGCAGCAAGTTATCGTAGCGCGATTCCCATGAGCGAGCCTGCTACAGCTACGGAGCCCTTTAATATTGATCGCGTGCTGTAATAATcagtcgatcgatcgatcaataaataaataaatcaataactcaatcaatcaatcaatcaatcaatcaatcaatcaatcaatcaaatgtttattatagtgcccaggaacagctacggagcctttgtactggtgcacttaaaaagTAACACGCGAGACAAAATTTGCAGAAAAGACAAATGTACTAGATAAAACAATGTGAGATAGATAAACAaatggggaaagaaaaaaaatgggaatTAATCACACAAAATAATCAACATAATTATCTGCATATATAGAAAACACAGAAAATGAACTCTGAAATACGTCAATGCAAGCATAATACTTATTAGACGTTTTCTGGAGACGAGCCAGAATACAGTCACTAATGCAACAAGGCCACGCAGAAAACGCGCAATGCTGCCCGGTATACTTTTGCGGCAATGAAAATTATACATGAGCAAGAAGCTTTGGGCAATGTATAATGCAATGGACACCTTAGAGAGGAACAGAAAGTCTAATtaaataatcaatcaatcaatcatttataTACCGTGCCCAGGAACAAAAATGAGTtctgagtgctggcgcacgcatatataaaaaacgaaaaagaaacagcAGGGGAATATAAATTAACAAAAAAGAGTAAAAAGAACAACCTTGAAAAGAATAGTGTGAATACAGCAAGGCGCAAggcgaatacaaaaaaaaaaggaggagaaagGCACTTGAACAATGTGTGAAACTATGACACAACGCAAAGCAgggaaaagaacaatgacagtGAGCTATGAAAAATATCAAGATCATAAAGAATGTATTCTGTGGACGGTTGAGTGTTGGTGATGACAGGCAGGAACATGTAAAGTTCTATGTTCTCTGGTAATCTCGCACGGAATACGAAACCTGATACAACTGACGAGTTCGGGGCAGGGGAGGATACCGTGAAGAAGTTTGAAAAGATACAGAAGGTCGGCGTTATTACGTCAGCAGCGAAGTAAGGGCAATGGCAATAATTCTTAAGTGCTAGAACAAGGTCCAGTATCCGTGTTAGCAAAGCGGTGATGATATATGCTTAGAAACTTTTTATGAGCACGATCTATAATGTCACCGTTGGATCTAAAGATGCCATTCCTGACGACAGACGCATATACGAGCTGAGGAAGACTGATTGTTGCGTACAACTAGCGGAATGGTGTAGGAGaactggggtgcgatcttgtacgcgttccaaaatagaacggaggcggttcgttccaccgagccaaatacgatttgtcaatttgaaccgtgccgaacgccatgacgtcaattgtgacgtgatatctgctgtcaatcattccgtgtcgtttgctatcggacgaacgcaatggaacataccgcctattttgtgacgtaaagaacgaaccgcctccgttctattttggaacgcttacaagatcgcacccctgaattatCTTGATAGTCTGCAAACAGAGCCAAGAGAGCGCATGCCCCGCATTGCAACGCGTTTAGTGTGAGCAGAAATGGTAAGGTTGTATCGAAAAGTACACCGAGATCATTGCTTTCTGTGCACTTCTGTACACGATGGTACAGaataacaattaaaaaaaaacaaatgcttGCTGTTTTGTGATCAAAAGTCATGATTTTGGTCCTAGCAGCGTTCAAGGTGAGATTATCTTCGCATtatatttagaaaaagaaaaaaggt
This Dermacentor albipictus isolate Rhodes 1998 colony chromosome 1, USDA_Dalb.pri_finalv2, whole genome shotgun sequence DNA region includes the following protein-coding sequences:
- the LOC139054184 gene encoding alpha-scruin-like isoform X3 — encoded protein: MRRRRVEESHSKTVSYQYPDLDAAATAIQAAYRGHLARKKITTLKRQPRQQQQQGTHTGRVVGGVTGNLTGVNTATFPLCPRGTRQQTVAARATAHGNRRGASGFRRQQAHKPPPSSSSSSERHLAQMKSSSQRRTSYRARRHRYRPPAMPPLPLRTAVYGEAAANQPRVDASDSDGENVRRFGSDILIEMKNSNQGCTRTPVGDGNFWYEDDMERAARAKRLASSSGPIFITPRVQNAKCLTKNYQRIDGTGRDEGRRGGRNNGCQGTCPEPCTARYVHTTEELPEECEECKVHQTLFGGQQTSKESLLSCHDKPGVHFRNESDRRYYERRMAMRIRDEESCEECSYESHAERDWQRILAASINLPDDPGRTERWVLAHHQYAPEPLRAESAADPVLIFGEAVSPPKQEPKVPGTRTRQADKNHAKKMAENMKSAAGAFVDDSSEDSSPPLDRKQLQFMPSTVWPSHRGIMRSYKEIIKEEQTKRAVNVPINASSRHQIDHTSRRKDACYNNPRGEYQANEARFDEVVGHGTSVNKGHQTSTYPEKVCGCKGQTMPTDAFDHRQHACGGAHPRNPYQGKMLPVEGTLTKSSSQLTGNREIGFRPGQLLMEGRRNQSCKKKWAAKICNGSGDQSPTSADHKLAAPLRSRAAIRAQAAKFDNAPGEQKTQFYSCESRLSKDTSGWRAADAESHYWSPVTSLLPPLPQKKVRERHEILKSIRSDWFYTDDMAIVPTLQNMTSHNLMLIGGISADFPTNYLDGSAVTTYHPHKQAWFFFGTMPEPRCYHTAVLVGDAIIVAGGLDPLCVTSSGHMQPSNKAFLFSLRKRSWRKLADMHCERAYHAAVGWSDRMIVFGGMDIARSWVTHSPMPRKRAFCSAVPLQRDIWLVGGIVDIRPLECTNRIDVLRVAQGSWERRASLPGPMHSVRVVKTGYEVYLVGGQDEMNNPTEDVIVFDRIQLSFIRCTKTPKALAGFAAVVLPQDCTVLKSCPWPGSTATPQERWYAATVIQRAYRQYRNGTLQYYNKNVRYGPSKVVASRQTSMPHWPHTCPRDLAPVCIEKWPPSKPSTTTLNAYCGAGEPGERKYAHYTTLRADMDPNLGMLLHMGSSFLKTKSALGLRVAPAWMSAKLRMLEKTQQPCDPRFPVILVVGGLDPRNPMGSGSAVLKYHPLKDRWTLVNAMPEPRNYHAAAYVNDVIFVTAGGYSTFNRKSGEMVATKTTFVMSTETGNWERLPDMWDERACHASIATEDSVIVFGGRGHHGRLLSSVEEYDLKKNEWKQLNSMPEPRMGMAAVVKEGRIWLLGGMSERPNGPAVSEVLLYSLQHDSWAQGIPLRLPRAFSSATLINGKIWLCGGCRTADVEEEHPVSMNSIDVGSKHSEWKKTCKLAVARHSASTATIGSCIFIMGGINSREWGVLSKNTLIVTDRNAILSPNPMPQPVAGHTAVTVLPSASQHPISSIKWSNAIFERLT